In Deferribacter desulfuricans SSM1, the following are encoded in one genomic region:
- a CDS encoding L,D-transpeptidase family protein, whose product MKMHNNILIVINIFILLFFISVECFGVEYADYVLVKKSKHKIYLLKSGKILKSFHIALGGNPKGAKQKQGDEKTPEGIYFLDYKNERSRYYKSIHISYPNTSDVKRAKKMGVSPGGDIMIHGQKKGWGWLSFISQKFDWTKGCIAVSNKDMDVIWKMVKVGTPIEIRP is encoded by the coding sequence ATGAAAATGCATAATAATATTTTGATAGTGATAAATATATTCATTTTATTATTTTTTATATCAGTTGAATGTTTTGGAGTAGAATATGCAGATTATGTGTTGGTTAAAAAATCAAAACACAAAATTTATCTATTAAAATCAGGCAAAATATTAAAATCATTTCATATTGCCCTGGGAGGTAATCCGAAAGGAGCAAAACAAAAACAGGGTGATGAAAAAACGCCAGAGGGTATATATTTTTTAGATTATAAAAATGAACGTAGTCGTTATTATAAATCTATCCATATATCTTATCCAAATACTTCAGATGTAAAAAGAGCCAAAAAGATGGGGGTTTCTCCAGGAGGAGATATTATGATTCATGGTCAAAAAAAAGGTTGGGGTTGGCTTTCGTTCATATCGCAAAAATTTGATTGGACAAAAGGATGTATAGCTGTAAGTAATAAAGATATGGATGTAATTTGGAAAATGGTAAAAGTAGGCACTCCAATAGAGATAAGGCCATGA
- a CDS encoding LamG-like jellyroll fold domain-containing protein: MFFYKVNPDGSLKYLAPPPLYEAGEYKIIIEAGKRTGAYELYYVPGEVNLQVYIINVHKNNNIKKLECEMHQLPIIKYNKMKKNTNKNEEYIFLTKWSGDEIAVDINGDGNFIDFENCKPANGPIILNRKSVIITGMGSCALIDFAERGSVTVHNMSNFSIEDYIITQGGITAKTFMPEGDIRVDFNEDDRNFKEVDFSISTPTCIAGVRGTIFHVSHRHETNATKVCVDRGKVEVTPKMFSDKPKMVKSGECITVDSHSFGTVTKPSYSLNNNGLIAYYPLNGDTEDYSGYRNHGVNHGAIFSSGFSGKALKFNGTDAYLEIPRRIKDDFTIEAWVKSDSQSLTGTQCYQGNGLIWSDVGGTNNDFILALLNNKFCMFTGNPDKSILSSTTVTKGGWMHVAVTRERKTGKVRMYVNGKEEASMFAGRNALNANPQIHIGGNTLDRRFFKGFIDEVRIYNFARTSEEISSDFNKTKSYIPTSNLSTGQYVVIHPDNNISFTFKNRYKFKGYDDYITISKNSISDLKKGQALSISLWFKASDLRGVRYSTDKWGEGWRTILSKDNGYSGSCFPGNPFYKNAGYILRIINDKIQFSLRNNNYKNNYADLYSPNIYPNKWYNVVVAVSAVPGNGFAKMYLNGREVDSKVISNPTDYIDGRNLYLGATFYDRTCCKSPKYYDYVNGSSGMSQFFKGEIANVQLYDRILSPQEILNFYMKQRNLLDISNIHKTKDIGNLNSDKINNTDINGIWKWFNGEIVWIYKNGTCRSSEGNKDGWSVIRFNSIPTYRIVWESGAVDLLELHNDTLEGFNQGGTHIWGKRIK; encoded by the coding sequence ATGTTTTTCTATAAGGTCAATCCAGATGGCTCGCTCAAGTACCTCGCACCACCGCCCCTCTATGAGGCTGGAGAATATAAGATTATTATTGAAGCGGGCAAACGTACTGGGGCTTATGAGCTTTATTATGTTCCTGGAGAAGTGAATTTGCAGGTATACATTATCAATGTGCATAAAAATAATAATATTAAAAAATTAGAATGCGAAATGCATCAACTGCCTATAATCAAATATAATAAGATGAAAAAAAACACAAATAAAAATGAAGAATATATTTTTTTGACCAAATGGAGCGGAGATGAAATAGCTGTTGATATAAATGGAGATGGAAATTTTATAGATTTTGAAAATTGTAAACCAGCTAACGGTCCAATAATATTAAACAGAAAATCCGTAATAATAACTGGAATGGGTTCATGTGCCTTGATTGATTTTGCAGAAAGAGGTTCAGTAACTGTACATAATATGAGTAATTTTTCAATTGAAGATTATATTATTACACAAGGTGGCATTACTGCAAAAACATTCATGCCAGAAGGCGATATACGGGTCGATTTTAATGAAGATGATAGGAATTTTAAAGAAGTTGACTTTTCTATTTCAACACCTACTTGTATAGCGGGTGTACGAGGAACTATCTTTCATGTTTCTCACCGACATGAAACTAATGCTACAAAGGTTTGTGTTGATAGAGGAAAGGTTGAGGTAACACCCAAGATGTTCTCTGATAAACCAAAAATGGTGAAATCAGGAGAATGTATAACTGTCGACAGTCATTCCTTTGGAACAGTAACTAAGCCAAGTTATTCATTAAACAATAATGGACTCATCGCATATTATCCATTGAATGGAGATACTGAAGACTATTCTGGATATAGGAATCATGGTGTCAACCATGGTGCCATTTTTTCCTCTGGATTTAGTGGAAAAGCTTTAAAATTTAATGGTACTGATGCATACCTTGAAATACCTAGAAGGATAAAAGATGATTTTACGATAGAGGCTTGGGTAAAATCTGATTCTCAGAGTTTAACAGGAACCCAATGTTATCAAGGCAATGGTCTTATTTGGTCAGATGTAGGTGGCACAAACAATGACTTCATCTTAGCTCTATTAAATAACAAATTTTGTATGTTTACTGGCAATCCGGACAAGAGCATTCTAAGTAGTACTACTGTTACAAAAGGCGGTTGGATGCATGTTGCAGTAACCAGAGAAAGAAAGACTGGCAAAGTTAGGATGTATGTGAATGGTAAAGAAGAAGCTTCTATGTTTGCAGGTAGAAACGCTCTAAATGCCAATCCTCAAATACATATAGGTGGCAACACACTTGATAGAAGGTTTTTTAAGGGTTTTATTGATGAAGTTCGAATTTATAACTTTGCTCGTACCAGTGAAGAAATCAGTTCGGATTTCAACAAAACAAAATCTTATATACCTACTTCAAATTTATCTACTGGCCAATACGTGGTAATTCATCCAGATAATAATATTTCTTTTACTTTTAAAAACAGATATAAGTTTAAAGGTTATGATGACTATATAACCATATCAAAAAACAGTATTTCTGATCTCAAAAAAGGGCAGGCACTTTCGATTTCTCTATGGTTTAAAGCTTCTGATTTGAGGGGCGTTAGATATTCTACTGATAAATGGGGAGAGGGCTGGAGAACTATTTTGTCTAAAGATAATGGCTATAGTGGCAGTTGTTTTCCTGGGAACCCTTTTTATAAAAATGCTGGTTATATCCTTCGTATAATTAATGACAAGATACAATTTTCTTTGCGAAACAATAACTATAAAAACAATTATGCTGATCTCTATAGCCCTAACATATATCCAAACAAATGGTATAATGTGGTAGTAGCTGTCTCAGCAGTTCCCGGCAATGGATTTGCCAAAATGTATCTAAACGGTAGAGAGGTAGATTCTAAGGTAATATCTAATCCGACGGATTATATTGACGGTCGAAATCTATATTTGGGTGCAACTTTTTATGATCGAACATGTTGCAAAAGCCCAAAATATTATGATTATGTGAATGGTTCATCAGGTATGTCGCAATTTTTCAAAGGTGAAATAGCTAATGTTCAATTGTATGATAGAATACTTTCACCTCAAGAGATTTTAAATTTCTATATGAAGCAAAGAAATCTTTTAGATATTTCAAATATACATAAAACTAAAGATATAGGTAATTTGAACAGTGATAAGATTAATAACACAGATATAAATGGTATATGGAAATGGTTTAATGGAGAAATTGTATGGATTTACAAAAATGGCACATGTCGATCTTCTGAAGGGAACAAAGATGGATGGAGTGTTATTCGATTTAACAGTATACCAACTTATCGTATAGTTTGGGAAAGTGGTGCAGTTGATTTGCTTGAACTTCATAATGATACCCTTGAGGGCTTTAATCAAGGTGGAACCCATATATGGGGCAAACGGATTAAATAG